TTATGAACTGGACAGCATTGACCATGGAGTGCATGTTTCCCTTGACGTATTAAAAAAAAATGTTACTGCTACATTAAATCAGGCAAAAGAATTCTTAGATATTGAAAAGGTTGTTATCGTAAATGCACATGGGGGAAACATCCCATTAATAGGTGAATTATGGGATATTGAGGATAAAACCGGTTTAACAATTACATTTAACAATAAAGTAATATCTTCCGAAGGCCCTCATGGAGGAAGCGGTGAATTATCAATGGCAAAAGTTTTAGGCATTGTCAATGAGGAGGAAGTTATAAATCAGGCAAACGTCAATGAATATGAAGAAATTGGCCTATACGGATTTAAAAAAGCCCGTCATGATGATCCAAACATTGATAAAGGTGCAAGAGACATCGAAGAAAATGGCGTTTATGTTGATGAAGAATATGGAAATAGATTATTTAGCTTAGCTATTAATTCTGTACTATTAGATGTTGAAAAATTATTAGATTTTTAGAAAAAATAAAAAAAAAGATCAATCATCGTTTTTATCATCATCATCTGTATAATCATCATTTGATGAAGGCTTTTGGTCTGAAGAATCCTTATTTTGAGTCTTATCTTTAGTTGTTTTAACATCCGATGATGGATTATTGCTGGAACTATCATCCTTAGTTGTTTCAACATTAAAGTTATCATTATCAGAAGAGGAATAACCATTACTTGAATAATCCTTATATTCCTGATAACCGTAACTTTCACTACTATCAGTTGTATCATTTGTAATAGCTGAAAGATTATCTAGAATTCCTCCAGATTCGGTTTTATTAGGCAATATTGAAATTTGTCCAGTCATAGATGCGAAAACACTTGCAAAACAAAATGCAAGAATTGCAACTATAAATATTACCAAAACTGTAGCAGATCTGCTTGTCATAATTATCCTTAGTTAAAAATTAATTAAGTTTAATATGTTTAATAAAATATATAAATATATTGATATAATGAAAACTATTAAAAAACCTGTGCAAAGTGAAATAAACATTAAAAAATCACAGTTCATATGTTCTGTTTATCCAACGAAAAATAAAAAAGAGTCAAAAGAAATTATTCGGAAATTAAACCAGAAATATAATGATGCTACCCATAATTGTACTGCTTATATTGTTGAAGATGGAGAAGGATTTGATGATGATGGGGAACCTGGTGGAACTGCAGGCAAACCAATGATTAATGTTTTAAGAAAAAATGAACTGCACAATATCACCATAATTGTTACAAGATATTTTGGTGGAATCAAACTGGGTGCTGGCGGACTTGTAAGAGCATATTCAAAATCAGTTTTAGAAGCAATTAAGGAAGTTGAAATTGTTGAAATTGAGCAATATGATGTTTATGAACTTATTTTTGAATATTCAGATATTAAATTAGTTGATATGGAAGTTAGAAATAATTCCCTTGAAAATATTGATAAAGATTACTCAGATACTGTAAGATATGATGTCATATCAAAAGATAATAGAGACATTAGGAAAATATTTGAGAAATATTCTGGTAAAATAAGAGTTGATTTTAAAAATAAACAATTTTTAGAAAAAATTTAAAAAATGAAGAACTTACGGTTCTTCTAAATTTGTTATGGATATCCCACAAACGAACATACACAATTTTTAGGCAATCCGTCTTAATCTAAAACGAAACACAAACTTTGCAAAAATAAGTCATGTGAAATTATATTTATTCGATTTTTTCAAACATGTCAGCAGTTGCACCGCACATAGGGCATTTGTAATCTGCTGGAAGTTCATCAAACTCATCAGTTACAAAACCGCATAATTTACATCTAAATTTTGCCATAATAACAATCTCCTTAAAATTTTTCAATACTAGTAAATATATAATTAGTTATATATAAAACTAATCAATTTTTTCAAACATCGCCTTAGGCATTTTACATTTTGGACATTTAAAAGAAGAGGGCAAATCATCAAATTTAGTTCCGGCAGGAATATTCAATCCTTCTTCAATATCGTCTTCATCAAAAACATAACCGCAAATTTTACATTTATATTTAGCCATAGTATAATCTCCAAACCTTTAGAATCTATTAGGAACTTTTAAGTGATCTGGAAGTGGTTTAATACGAGCAGGTGTTCCAATAGCTAAATAAAATGGTGGAACAGAATGAATTACAATAGCTCCAGCAGCAACAATAGAACCTTCTCCAACTTCAACATTAGATAAAAATGTAGTGTTGCCCCCTATTGAAGCTCCTCGTCTGACTTTAGGTCCTTGAAGTTCATAATTAATCCTTACAGGATATTTATCATTAGTAAAACAAGCACAAGGTCCAATAAACACATTATCTTCAATTATAGAGTTAGTTGGAATATATACATTAGATTGAATGCTGACATCATTTCCAATAATCACATCTCCTTCAATAACAGTATTAGTTCCAATTAAAACATCATCCCCAATATTGGTGTTTTCACGGATAACAACATTATGTCCTGTTCTGAAATTATCTCCAATAATTACATCATTATAAATAATGGAATTTGACCTAATTGTGTAGTTTTTACCAATCACTGGCGGTTTTGAGTTTGGAGAATATTCAACACCAAACTGAATATTTTGATTTTTTGGAAAATCTAACTCTGGTTTTGAGTAATCCCGTTGAATAGATTCTCTTTCTATTTGAGGCCTTTCATAAATAATTTCAGTTGGCTCTTCTCTTGGAGGATGAGTATAGAAATTATCTTGTTCTGGTGTAACCTCACGTTGACGGTAAACTGTTCTAGGTGCTGGCTGAGGTTCTTGAGAGTGCATACGATACTTATCATCATATGGATTTTCTCTATTTTTGGATTGTTTATCATCAAGAGTTTGTGAAAATCTAACCATATTATCAAACCTTCATTTAATCAAATTTAATTTGTTAATGAGATCATATATGTTGTTAATTAGTATATATATTAACTGGTTTGAAGATTCCTATTTTTTTATTGTTATTTTGTTGGTTGTTTTTTGTTTTTGGTATGTTGTTGTTATTTTGTGTTTTCCTGTTTTTAGGTTTGTTATTTTTACTGTTGCATATCCTTTTTTGTTTGTTTTTGCTGTGTATGTTTTTCTTTTGATTTTGAATTTGATTTTTTTGTTTGTTTGTGGTTTTCCTTTTGTGTTTATGAGTTTTGCTGTGTAAAATTTTATTGTTTTTGTTTTCTTTTTTATTATGTTTTTTGTTATTAGGGTTGGTTTTATTTTTATTTGGTTTATTGTTTTATAATTTTTGTATATTGTTGTTATTGTGTATTTTCCAGGTTTTAGAGTTAGTTTTATTGTTGCATATCCGTTTTTGTTTGTTTTTGTTTTTATTGTTTTTTTGTTAATTTTGAATATTATTCTCTCGTCGGCTTTAATTGGTTTGTTATTTTTTCCTATTATCTGGATTTTATAGTTTATTTTCTCTTGGTAGTACATGCTCATGTTTATGTTTTTTGTAAATGGGTTTATGATTTGAATTTTATTGGTTGTTGTGCTTTTGTTGTGTTTTATTGTTCCTTCATATTTTGCTATGATTTCATGTGTTCCTATCTTTTTTAGCTCTATATTAATTACCACAACCCCATTTTCGTTTGTCTGCAAGGTTGTTGTTTTTCCGTTGAATTTTATTTTAATTGTTTCGTTTGGTAATGGCTTGTTGTTGGAATCTGTTAATTTTACTTGATACTGTTGTATGTCATTGTAGTACATTCCTATGTTTGTTCCGGTTAATGTGGTATTAAGTACAATTAAACTATTATTTCCAATCGGATAATTATGGGTTACAATATTTGAATTATCAGAAAAGCTAACTGATGCATCTGAATTACTATTAACACTAATTAATAAATTATCCCTAATTATATTATTTTGGGCTGTATCAGATAATATAATTGTATATTTTTCTGTGGAATTAATAAAATTGTTTATTATTCTAATATTAAAAGCATCATAGTTTAATGTTATTTTTCCAGTAATATTGTTGTTTGTTATATTAATTTCCCAGATATTGAAATGTTTATTTTCTAGATTGCCTGAAATATTATTAAATTTTAGATTATGAAAACCACCATTTCCAAAGCTTATATTACCTAGTATGGTAGAATTTTTTAATGAACAATGAAAACTATTAATTTTAACTCCTTTTTTTATAAAACAATTGTAAGCTGTTGCATTATACTCATTCCCATTTAATTCTAACATGTTAATTGTTGTATTATAAACTATGCTTTCACTAACAAATAAATCATTTAATGTATTATTATAAGCTTCTGATTTATTAAGAATTATTAGATTTTCTATTGTATTATTATATATAATGGAAGATATTGCAGTTATTTCTCCATTATTTAATATATTGTTGCGTATAATACTATTAATACAACATATTTTAGGGTTATGAAAATCAATAGCAGTATTGTTTTCAACTAAAGTATTATGCCCATTTACCATTATAATTGTTTTTCCTAATTGAGATTCATCAGCAAAAAATTTGTTATTTGTAATATTATTATTAAAATTGTAATTTGATGAATCATAAACTTCAGAATCATAATATAAATATATTGGACTGTCTGCATTGTCATCCAGTTCAAATGTATTATTATGTATAATGCAATTGTTTGTCATATTAAGAAACAATGTATATGTTCCATAAAAATTTTTTTTGTAAAAAAATAATTGTCTTTAATTGTGATGTGTGTCGAATTATCAAAAATTGATATGACACTATAACCTATTCTTTGATTTTCAACAATTACACTGATATTGTTTAATGTAATATAACTGGTATTGTTTAGA
This portion of the Methanobrevibacter sp. V74 genome encodes:
- the arfB gene encoding 2-amino-5-formylamino-6-ribosylaminopyrimidin-4(3H)-one 5'-monophosphate deformylase, with translation MAELRYRAGNITNPRVHKIGIIALGSHLENHGPALPIDTDAKIGAHIAFQSSLLTGAKFLGIIFPAYELDSIDHGVHVSLDVLKKNVTATLNQAKEFLDIEKVVIVNAHGGNIPLIGELWDIEDKTGLTITFNNKVISSEGPHGGSGELSMAKVLGIVNEEEVINQANVNEYEEIGLYGFKKARHDDPNIDKGARDIEENGVYVDEEYGNRLFSLAINSVLLDVEKLLDF
- a CDS encoding YigZ family protein; translated protein: MKTIKKPVQSEINIKKSQFICSVYPTKNKKESKEIIRKLNQKYNDATHNCTAYIVEDGEGFDDDGEPGGTAGKPMINVLRKNELHNITIIVTRYFGGIKLGAGGLVRAYSKSVLEAIKEVEIVEIEQYDVYELIFEYSDIKLVDMEVRNNSLENIDKDYSDTVRYDVISKDNRDIRKIFEKYSGKIRVDFKNKQFLEKI
- a CDS encoding rubredoxin; its protein translation is MAKFRCKLCGFVTDEFDELPADYKCPMCGATADMFEKIE
- a CDS encoding rubredoxin, which produces MAKYKCKICGYVFDEDDIEEGLNIPAGTKFDDLPSSFKCPKCKMPKAMFEKID
- a CDS encoding acyltransferase; this translates as MQRDYSKPELDFPKNQNIQFGVEYSPNSKPPVIGKNYTIRSNSIIYNDVIIGDNFRTGHNVVIRENTNIGDDVLIGTNTVIEGDVIIGNDVSIQSNVYIPTNSIIEDNVFIGPCACFTNDKYPVRINYELQGPKVRRGASIGGNTTFLSNVEVGEGSIVAAGAIVIHSVPPFYLAIGTPARIKPLPDHLKVPNRF
- a CDS encoding Ig-like domain-containing protein → MLELNGNEYNATAYNCFIKKGVKINSFHCSLKNSTILGNISFGNGGFHNLKFNNISGNLENKHFNIWEINITNNNITGKITLNYDAFNIRIINNFINSTEKYTIILSDTAQNNIIRDNLLISVNSNSDASVSFSDNSNIVTHNYPIGNNSLIVLNTTLTGTNIGMYYNDIQQYQVKLTDSNNKPLPNETIKIKFNGKTTTLQTNENGVVVINIELKKIGTHEIIAKYEGTIKHNKSTTTNKIQIINPFTKNINMSMYYQEKINYKIQIIGKNNKPIKADERIIFKINKKTIKTKTNKNGYATIKLTLKPGKYTITTIYKNYKTINQIKIKPTLITKNIIKKKTKTIKFYTAKLINTKGKPQTNKKIKFKIKRKTYTAKTNKKGYATVKITNLKTGKHKITTTYQKQKTTNKITIKK